GCGATCATAAATTTGTGGCCAATGTTCCGGGCGCGAGAGCGGCGCCAGAATTGAAATGGAACAACCCTTTACTTCTTCCGCAGTATAACCGTACATCAATTCCGCGCCGCGATTCCAGGTGAGTATCTCGCCGACCAGCGAAGTGCCAATGATGGCGTCCTCGGAATTTTCCACGATCGCCGCGAGATACGAGACCGCTGCTGCTGCTGCTTTGCGATCGGTGATGTCACGCATGAAACAACGCGCGTGGATGAACTTGCCGTCTTCGCGCAGCACATTTGCATTGATTAGCACGTGTTTGATATCGCCATTTTTGCAGCGAACGCGCACTTCAAAATTGTTCAACACTTCGCCATCGTGCAAACGCTTCAACAAATCGTTCGCCAGATAAGTGTCCACGTAAAATTCGGTGATCAGATGACCGGCATATTCCTCGTGCTCATAACCGAGCAAGTCCAACTCCGCCTGGTTCACGCGCAAAATCGCGCCATCCGGGCCGAGCCACTGTAGCCCCACGGAAGCACGCTCGAAAAAATCATTCAACTCCTGTTCGCTGCGGCGGAGCGCCTCCTCGGCCTTGCGTTGCGCGCGGCGGCTCTGCGCTTCACGCAATTCGCGCTCGATGGATGGCACAAGCCGCGCGAGCTGATTCTTCATCACATAGTCATGCGCGCCCGCTTTCATCGCCCTGACGGCCACTTCCTCGCCGATGATTCCGGAGACGATGATGAAAGGAATATCGAGCTTCTGCTGGCTCACCAATTCCAGCGCGTGCAGACTGTTGAAACCGTTGAGCGAATGGTCGGAAATGATAAGGTCCCAATTCTGGCGATCGAGCGCGGCGGTAAGCCGTGGCAAGGTTTCGACCCGCTCATACTCAGGAGTGAATCCTCCACGTTTGAGTTCACGCAGCAGGAACAACGTATCATCTTCCGAGTCTTCGATAATCAGGACCTGCAGGCGTTTACTCATAACATTTTTCTTTCAGTTACACATTTTCTGACGGTACACATTTGCCACGCATTCAAAATGCAAAAAATTAACGCGGTCACAATCACTCTCCTCTCACCACTTCCGGACAGGCCAGCGATTACGATTTGAAAATACTCCGGATATTCGATTCGTCAAATGCGCCCGTTCAAATGCGTGGCCTCATTACAAAAACACTGCGACGGCGTTCATAGAGCGCCGCTGCAGTAGCTGTGCGAAAAAATTTACTTTTCAATGAACTTCCAATACGGAATTTACCGAGCCGTAGGGATTGGGTTCGCGCTCGGCGCGATGCGGATCATCCTGCCAGACGCCATCCACCACAAACCGATATTGATGCCGCCCGGGCGGCACCGAAAGTTTTGCGTGCCATACGCCTCCGCCACCTTTCATCAACTTGATGGGTTGCTTGTCCCAATTCGTGAAATCTGCAGCAAGCAAAACTTCCTGCGCTGTTGGAGCTTCAAGACGAAATTGAATTTCCCGTTCGGCGGTTGACTGTTCGTGTTGTGCCAGCGCCTCAGCCTTCGCGCCGTCCTTCGCCGTTCCCCCGGAGATTTTATTTTCAGCTTGGAGGCTCTTGGAGTCCGATGCCGGCTTGCCAGCCGCCGATTTACCTTTGGAAGATTTCGGTGTGACACCGCGGTTAGCGGAAGTTTGGCCGAAGTGTTCGGCATTTGCGCGAGTCGTGATCGTTTGCGGATTCATAAAAATACTATTAGTTGATTAATAAATGTTAACGGCTGCGAATCGGAATAATTCAGAGCCGCTTTCGACTTTGCAGGAAAGGTGCCACATGGGAGATTTTCATTTTCCTTCGCGAATTGAAGTTTTTCGTACCGCAAGGTGCGAACTTACCTGCCGCAAATCGCAAAAATGACCTTGCTTTTTTTGCGTTTTGCAAACGAACCCCATCGGGGAAAAACTTCATCCTGACGGACCGCGGGTCTATGACCCGCAGCCAAGGTTTACACGGTCCAAGTCGCTCACGACTCCATCCACCACAACACTCAATTTTCCGGCGTATCAAAATTGGGATTTCCATACACATTTGCCCAATCGAAAACGGCAATCTTCACGCCAGTTGCTGCGGGTCACGGACCCGCGGTCACAAAGGATTCGACGGTCACAAACCGCCGCGACAGTTCTCACTCACTAGACAACTTGCCGCTCGCGGCTATACTTCGCCTTACCGTTGGCCGCGCCGCGCGCGTTTTTGCTGACGCACTATGCTGCATCGTTTTCGGCATCGCATTGTCATTCCGGTTGTCATTCTATGGCTGCTACTCACGATTTCGGGAATCGCCGTGCGCGTGGTGGTTTGGAAACGCCTTTCCCGCAGCCTCGATGCTTCGGGGGATGCCACCTATCTCGAAGACGCCTTAAGCGAACTCACTAGCGCATTGCAGGATGCCGACGACAGCCAACGTGGTTATCTGCTCACGGGAAATGAAGGTTACCTCGAACCTTTCAATGACACCAAAGCGAACCTCTCCGCCGATTTCAAAAAACTCGCCGACACCGCGCATCAGGACGCCAGTTTGGAAAAAGATCTGGCCGCATTGCGTGATTTGGTGAATCTCAAAATGGCGGAACTGGATGAGACGATCAAATTGCGCCACGACAAAGGATTGAAAGAGGCTCTTACTGAAGTCAACGCGGGCAAGGGCCGCGAGTCTTCGGAAAAAATCCGCAAAGTCATGTGGCGGATGCGCGAGCGGCGTCAGAACATTTTCTCCAGCGCCTGGGCCAACACCCGCCAAAATCTTGAACTCCTCCAGCGCATCGGCCAGGCAGTCGGTTTTCTTGGCTTGGGAGCGGGCATCTTCGCGCTTTATCTTGTGCGCGTGAGTTTTGTCCAGGAGCGCGCCCGGTGGAGATTGCTGGAGGAAAAATTGCGCGCGGAAAAAATTGCCACTGAGAAAACCGCCTACCTTGCGGACTTGAGCCACGAGTTGCGCACGCCGATGAATGCCATCCTCGGCTTCGGCGAATTATTGCAGGGCGAAAAGCTGACCCCGCGCCAGGCGCAATATGTCCACGCCATTCGTTCCAGCGGCAGCGGATTGTTGCAGTTGATTAACGATGTGCTGGATCTTTCAAAACTCGAAGCCGGAAAATTGGAATTGCATCTCGAACCTGCCGACCTGCGGGAAGTCGGCGAGTTCATCCGCACAATGTTTGCCCAACAAGCCGCCGCGAAATCTTTGGAACTCAGGATCGCGGTGGACGGCTTGCCTCGGGCGTTGCTGCTCGATCGCCTGCGTCTGCGCCAAGTGCTCGTCAACCTGGTCGGCAACGCGATCAAATTCACCGCCAAGGGCCACGTCGCATTGCGGGCGCGCTGGGAACCGCTGGCCGAAGACCGCAGCCGCGGCACTTTGAACATTGAAGTCGAAGACACCGGCATCGGCATCCCGCCCGAAAAACATAACGAAGTTTTCAAACCATTCGTTCAGGCCGCCACCCAGCAACAAAGCCAGGGAACCGGTCTTGGCCTGAGCATCGTCAAACGCCTCACGCTCGCGATGGGCGGCAACGTCACGCTGCAAAGCAGTCCGGGCGAAGGCGCGATTTTCCGCCTTTGCTTCGCGGAGGTTGCCGTCTCCTCGCGCGTGCCCATAACGGATGTTCTGGCCACCGGCACACAGGTTGATTTCAACGATTTTTCTCCCGCAAAAATTCTCGTGGCGGATGATAACAAAACGAACCGCGAACTCATCTCCGGTTTGTTTGCCGATTCCCTTCATCGTTTGCACTTCGCGGCAAATGGCCAGGAAGCTCTCGCGCTGATCGCCGAAGAACGGCCTGACCTCGTCCTCCTGGACATTCGCATGCCGGTGCTTGACGGCCGCGCGACGCTGGCGGACATCCGCAAACGTCCCGAGCTTGCATCGCTCCCGGTCATTGCCGTCAGCGCGTCCACGCACGCCGATGACGACGCCCATCTGGCCGCGCGCTTCAACGGCTTCATGCGTAAACCATTTTCACGGCAGGCGCTCTATCAGCAACTCGCCCGTTTTTTGCCGCGCTCACCCCGGCAGCCGAAACTTGCTCCGTCAACCGCCGCACCGCCGCCAGCGCCATTACCCTCCGCTCAAGTCACCAGCGCCGATAGTCGCGATGCCGCCGCTGAATTGCTGGCCTTGCACCGTGAAAAATGGCCGCGATTGCGCGACACGTTGGCGATAAATGAAACACTCGCTTTTGCGCAAAAAATAAGACACATTGGACAAACCATGCAGTTGCAACCATTGATAACCTACGCCGACCGGCTGGCCATCGAAGCCGAGACGTACGCCATAAAAGATTTGGAACGCACGCTGGCGGAATTTCCCTTGCTCATCGCGCCGATCGAACAAAGAGAGTGCCTGCAATGACCCTGCGCGACATCACCGATACGACCGCGACCGATTGCCTGCTGGTCATTGACGATCAGGAAGCCAATATCCAGTTGCTTGGCTCCTTGCTTGGCAAAATGGGTTTTGAAATCCTTCCCGCCACCAATGCCGACGAAGCCATCAAACGCCTCAACGCCCGCCGGCCCGATTTGATTCTGCTCGATCTCATCATGCCGGGCCTCGACGGATTTCAAGTCTGCAAACGCATCCAGGAAAATCCCGATTGGGCGGAAATCCCGGTAATCTTTCTCTCCGCTTCCGATGACAAGAATCTTGTCGTGCGCGCCCTTGAAAGCGGCGGCGTGGATTACATCACCAAACCGTTCAACAAACTCGAGTTAATCTCGCGCATTCGCACGCACTTGATGTTGCAAACCACGCGCCAGCATTTGAAACAGCTCGCGCAGGACAAGGAAGAAATGATCGGGATGATCTCGCATCATCTTCAGAACCACTTGGCTGGCATGAACATGAGTGCCCAACTCCTGCTCGACCGCGCCCAAAGCCATTCCGACTCGAAGATTCTTTTGATGGCGGAAAACATCCGCAGTTCGAGTATGCAGATGCGCGCGTTCGTCAAATCATTCTTGGCCAATGCCGCCGCTGACCACGGCTTGCATTTAAAGTTGGAAAACGTCAACCTATCCGCCTCCGCCTCGCGTGCCGTCGCACGTTACGCCGATGCCGCCAAGGCCAAAAACATCAAATTAATCGCCCAACCCTGCGCCGAAAACGCTTCCGCCCGCGCCGACGCCGCCGCGCTCGACCAAGTGCTCGACAATTTAATCTCCAACGCCATCAAATTTTCCCCGCCGGAAAAAGAAATCACCATATCCGTCCGCCGGAACGCGCACATCGTGGAATGCGAAGTCCGCGATCACGGCCCCGGCTTTACTCCCGAAGATCAAGTGCGGATGTTTCACCGCTACGCCCGCCTCTCCGCGCGTCCCACCGGCGGCGAGCCCTCGACCGGCCTCGGCCTCAGCATCGCCCAAAAGCTCGTTCGCGGCATGGGCGGCGAACTCACCTGCAACAACGCTCCCGATCACGGCGCCGTTTTCATCTTGCGATTGCCCCACGCCGGATGAGATTATATTCATCTGTGCCAATCATTTATCGGTTGAGTATAAAATTTTTTAATGTATAACCACTCGCGATGAAATCCGTTCTGCTCGTCGAAGATAATGAAGACGATGTTTTTTTCATGAAAATGGCGTGCCAACGTACTGGAATCCCCCATTCTCTTCAGATTGTGAACGACGGCGATGCCGCCATCCATTACCTCGCGGGCGACGGCATTTACGCAGACCGCATCAAACATCCCCTGCCCAATCTGGTTTTTCTCGACATCAAGCTTCCCAAGAAAAACGGCCACGAAGTCCTCGAATGGATTCGCGCCCAGCCCGGCATGAAAAATCTCCCCGTCGTCATGCTTACCAGTTCTTTGGACATGTCCGATGTCAATCGCGCCTATCAACTCGGCGTCACCTCCTACCTGCGCAAACTCGTCGGCCCCGCCGAATTCGGCCAGGGCGTCCGCGTCATCCTCAAATACTGGCTTGAGCTGAACATCGCCCTCACCTAAGCCCGTCCTCGCGCAACGTCTTCACTCTGCCCGATTTTAGCCACCGATCGAACACGGTCATAGGTAATCGTGCCGCAAGGTGTTGCCACGTCTTGTGCTAAGAGCAAATGGAAAGGAAAGTTGTTGATTAGGACGCTTAAACAAGTTGATAATTTTGCAATTTTGAGACGTTTGAGTTCTTTCGCGATGAATTCCGAAATGATAAAATCCCGGCATGCCTAATCACCTGGAAGATTTCGTGGCTGCTCAAATGCAAAAGCACCCTATTTCAGGGCTGTCTCTCGCCGTCGTCGGCGAAGGCAAAATCGCCCAAACTCTATGTTTTGGATTCACAGATCAAACCGGAAAATCACCGGTATCCGCCTCTACGTTGTTCCAGGCCGCTTCGGTCAGTAAATGTCTCGCCGCTTTGGCGGCGTTGCGGTTAGTGGATCAAGGGCAACTCTCCCTGGACGCGGATGTGAATTCCAAATTACAGTCATGGAAAATCCCAGCCAACCAGTTCCTCAAACAGGAGCAGGTCACGTTACGCCGGTTGCTTTGCCACAATGCCGGCATTACCGTCCACGGTTTTTCAGGTTATGTTGCTGGCCTGCCAATTCCCACACTCGAGCAGATTTTCAACGGCACGCCACCCGCCAATAATCCTGCGATCCGCGTTGACGCCATTCCCGGCGCAAATCCCCGATATTCCGGCGGTGGCTACGTCGTGCTGCAACAGCTTCTCATGGATGTTCTCGACCGGCCCTTTCCTGAATTGATGCAATCATTGGTTTTGCACCCGCTGGGTATGTCATCCAGCACCTTCGATCAGCCGTTGCACCCATCCCTTTTATCAAATGCCGCGACGGGCCATTCTCAAAGCGGAAAACCAATTCTTGGTGGCGCACATCTTTATCCCGAAATGGCGGCTGCCGGGCTTTGGACCACCCCATCCGATCTCGCCCGCTTTGTTATAGGCGTCCAGCAATCATTCACCGCCCAATCTGATTCTATACTTTCCCTCAAAATTGCCCGCGAGATGCTCACTCCCCAGGCTGCGAGGTTTGGCTTGGGGCCGACAATCGTTGGAAATGGCAACACATTACAATTCCTTCATTCCGGACGGAACGCCGGATTTGATGCTGTCCTGGTGGCCAGTGTCGAAACCGGAAAAGGCGTGGTGATTATGATTAATGCGAATGCCGATCCCAAAGCGCTGAACTCGATTTTAAAGGTTGTCATCAATGAATTCCATTAAGACCTTACAAGAGTGTCCGCGGCATTTTTGAACGCTAGTGGTGACAGTTGGTCCGTATATTTTCATCAATTTATTCAAAGGTTGCTTTTTCCAAATTATTCCTTGAGGGCCAAAGCGCCCTTTTCATTAGCATTGATAGTGAATCTTTCCCCGCGAAACGAAACCTGAAGCAACCTGCCAGTAAACGGTCTTGGCGTCTGCGGATCAGCCAGAATGGTTTTTCCGTTCACTGACGGTGCGAAACCGAAAAAAGTGCTGATGACAATATCGCCAAAGGCGGCGCCGCTGATGCACTCCTTCATGCAGCCATCGCGCTCGGCAATTCGTACCGGCGCATCATATTGGTCGCGCCGCGGCCCGTAAAATTCCCGCGCCTGCGCGAACGGCCCTTCTTTGGTCACCTCTGCCGTACGGCAATAAAAATCAAATGCGTTGCCCGAAAAACCGAGCCGCCACATCGTCCCCACCGTGAGTGCCGGCCAGCCATCATAAGCACCCATCGGGCCATGGTCGGGTCGGTCGGAAACGGCGGCGGCGGCGTCTTTCAGGCTCATCGCGCGCATCCAATCGCGCATGAGAAGCTCGCGCTCGACAAAACCCGTCATTTCACGGCGCATGCCCGGCGCAAGGTCGCCGGAAAGTGCGTTGCCAACATAGATGTAATCAACGCAATGCCGCAGTTCGACACGCCGTCCGTCGTTGTGCAAACCATACCAGACGCCGTCGCCGGGTTTGTAAAGCGATAGCACGGCGGGCAAAAGTCTTTCCGCATCGTCGCGCAGTTCCCCGGCACGGGCGGTATTGCCTTTCAGTTCCTGCAGGGCGGCATCCTGACGCATCATCCAGACATTTTGCGCGTTACAGGAGGCGACGCGGCCGATATAGGCGGGCGCGCATTCAAGCAGGTTCCGGTTTTCTCCATAGTCCGCCAAAGGGCTGTCCGTGTGGACGAGAGTTTTCCAGTCCGTGGCCATTTCATCCATGCACTGAAGCACGGTTTTGCCGTTCTCCAGTTTTTCGTTCAGGAAGCCAAAGTCGCCCGTGATCCGCAAATAATCGAGTGTTGTTTGAAAAATGTTGCACGCGTTGAAGGCGTAACCATTGATGTGGCTATATGTTGTCGAGTCGAAGCCGTTGGTCTGCAAAAGATTAATGGTGGTGCCATTCCGCACATTTTGGATCAGCCAGCGGCGTAAGGTTGCCTTCATGCCCACGGGTTCAAGCAGCGCCCATACGGTGCTTCCCATCGAGGCGTCCCAATAAAACTGCGTGCCCGGCGCGCGTTCGCCGCTTGTGATGAAGGAGCGCGGGGACACCGGAAACTGGGTGCGCTCCAATTCCAGCATGGTAAGGATGCCCGTGTAATAATTCCGCTTCAGCGCGGCGTTGTCCGTGACCAGCACCGGCAAGCTGCCGGAGAAATGATGATTGCCCGGCGTGAAGGCGTCAGCCCAGCGTTTCTCCCAGCATTGCTTGAATCCATCAAATTCTTCGGAAAAACCCGCCTTCCAGCGCATCATATCTGCCTGAACTTTTCGCGCATCGGCGGCGTGCCCGTCGCCCGCGACAAATTCAATTTCTTTCCTGCCTCCCGCCGGCAGCGACATGTTCCAGCACCAGTGAATAATGCCGTGGTCATTCGTCACTGCGTCGGGTTTGACCGCGGGATAGATGACTGTCACGAAGCCCGGTCGCTGGCTCGTATTAAGCACGGATATTCCATCGGCCTGCAAACTTCCTGAAACCGACAATACAAGTTCCACAGTCGTTTTGGCCGTGGCCGGATTGGCGATTTGAATGTGACCTAGTACGGCCCGCTGCTCGTTGATCATTCGCGTGTCCGTTTGTACGACAAGACCCGCGCAATTCGTATTGCGGCGCAAGGCGCAATAGGGATACCAGCGACATTCCGTCGCCGGATATTCCCTGCCCGCAACGGTCAGTGTGATCGGCGGATAGCCAAGGTGAAATTTTTCATCCCCACCTGCCCACAACCAATCTTCAGGATTGCAGGAAAATGAAGTCAGGTCTCGGTTGACCAACAGCATATCATGAAAATTATTCACGTCCGGCGGATTGGCCACGTCCTTCATGAGCAGCCAATTGCCAGCCATCTCGTCGAGAAGCGGCACGCCAGCCGGCAATGCACTCTTGCCGTGACAAAGCATGGCTGGCAACCAAACCAATACGCAGCTAAAACAAATTATTCTCCGAAGCAATGCGGATTTCATTTTCTTCAATGATTTCAGTTGAGGGGCTCAATTTCAAGCAACCTGCTCTTTGTAACAAAATTCCTCCAACTTAAGCCCCGTTCCCAAGCATCCAAACATCCCACCACTTCTCATTAACCCTCATCTTTAGTTGACGGAACCCAACACATCCTCACCGCCACAACCGCTTCAGCGGTTTCCCGCCGGAATCATCCTCCTTTCCCTATGTTCAATCCGTGGCAAAAAAGTCAGTCTCGCATTTTGCAACACCTTCTATTTGATTCTTGCATAATGCGGCTGTAAACTCTTCAAAAACCTCTGCCAGTGGCACTTTTACAGTGGCACGATTCCAGCAATGACAAATTCAGTCCATGCCAGTCGTCGTGCTGACCCGGTGCGAGGCTGGTGCAACCGAAAAAGTTTAACCAAAGAATAGAGGATATTAAAATGAGCAAAGATACCAACGGCATCAAGGAAGCCACCCAAAATATCGCCGACGATACCCGCGAACTTCTCGCCGCCACCGCCGATGTCGCCGAAGAAAAAGTTGTCGAGGCCCGCAATCGCCTCCTCGCCGCGCTCGACGCCGCCAAGGACACGTACATGGTCGTCCAAAAGAAGGCCATCAAGACGGCCAAGGCCACCGACAAAGCCATCCACGAAAAACCCTATCAAGCCATGGGTATTGCCTTTGGCCTGGGTGCGTTGGTCGGCTATCTCATCGCCCGTCGCAACAGCAAATAATCAATCTCGCGATTCATCGGGCCAGCCGCCCGGTGAATCATTCCGGCAAACAACCTCGCCCAGTAAATAATTATGGACTTTCTGGTAATAGACGACGACAAAACTTTTCGCGACGCCACCTGCCTTCTCATTGAGGAGGAAGGTCATTACGCCCAGCCCTCCGCCACCGGCGAAGCTGGTCTGGCCAACCTGAAAGAAGACAAATTTGACGCCGTGCTGCTTGATGTGAATCTTGGCCGCGAGAAAGGTCTCGACGTCCTCGATCAAATCCTCAAGCAGTATCCGAACCTTCCCGTGGTCATGTTCACCGCGCAAGGGACCGTCAAGACCGCCGTCGAAGCCATGCGCCGCGGGGCCATGGACTTTTTGGAGAAGCCTTTCACTCGCGAGCAGATGCACACCGTCCTCGCCCGCTTGCAGCGCTTCAACCAGATGAGCCAGAACATCGAGCGCCTCGAACAGGAAGTGAAGGAAACGCGCTCGCAAAATCCCGAACTGCTGCTCGACTTTGCCACGCCCGTCATGCGGGACATCATGGGCGTCCTGGTCCGCGCCGCGAAAACCCCCGCGTCCATCCTCATCACCGGCGAAAGCGGCACGGGCAAAAGCGTCCTCGCCCGCGCCGTTCATGAGCAAAGCCACCTTGCCGACAAACCTTTCGTCACCGTGAGTTGTCCGAGCCTTTCCAAGGAACTTCTCGAGAGTGAACTTTTCGGCCACGTCAAAGGCTCCTTCACCGGCGCTATCAAGGATCATTGGGGCAAGGTGAAAGCCGCCGCCGGCGGAACGCTGTTCCTCGACGAAATCGGCGACCTGCCCTTGGAAATCCAACCAAAACTTTTGCGCCTCCTCCAGGAACGGGAATACGAGCGCCTCGGTGAAAACGTCACCCGCCAGGCCGACCTCCGCATCATCGCTGCGACGAATCGCGATTTGAAAAAACGCATGGCCGAGGGACTTTTTCGCGAAGACCTTTATTTTCGCCTTAACGTGATCATGGTGGACATGCCGCCGCTCCGCGCCCGCCACGGAGATTTGCTCCGCCTCGCCAATCATTATCTCAAACATTTCTCCGCCCAATGCGGACGTCCCGTGCCCGAGTTCTCCGAAGCCGCCACTAGCCGCATGCTCGGTTATTCCTGGCCCGGCAACCTCCGCGAATTGCGCAACGCCATCGAACGCGCCGTCATTCTCGCCAAGGATAATAAAGTGGACGCCGAAGATCTGCCTGGCGATCTCAACGGCACCTCGCACAACGGCGAAGAAACTTTGCAGCCCGGCGCGCTGGTTTCTCTCGAACAACTCGAGGAACTCCACGTCCGCCGCGTTCTCGAGCGCACGTCCACCGTCACCGAAGCCGCGCACGTTTTGGGAATTGACCAGGCCACGATCTATCGCAAGCGCAAAAAAATGGGCTTGGGTTGATTCCACTCAAATTGATTTCACCGCCAAGAATTATTTGAATGAAAACCGTCCTTCTCGTAGAAGACAGTCCGGACGATGCCTTCATGATGGAGAAGGCTTGCCAAAGCGCCGAGATTCCCCATGAACTTGTTCACCTCACGGACGGCGCCGAGGCCATTGAATATCTTTCCGGCAAGGGCGATTACGGCGACCGCCTCAAACATCGTTTGCCCGACCTCATCTTCCTCGACATCCGTATGCCCCGCGTCGGTGGACATGAAGTGCTCGAATGGGTGCGCCAGCAACCCAGCTTTCAGAGCCTGCCCGTGATCATGCTCACCAACTCCGATCATCCCAAGGACATTCACCGCGCCTACGAACTCGGCGTCACCTCCTACCTCCTCAAGACCGGCGACCCCGTCGAACTCATCATGGGCGTCCGCGTCATCCTCAAATACTGGCTCTGCCTGAACATCGTCCCCTAATTCTTTTCGAGGGGAGGGCGAAGCGTACTCGCGAGCCCAATTTAAATAGCCCTCACAACTTCGTTTTCTATCAATGCACCAACCGATAAAAGAAACTTGTTCCTCGTGTTATCAGCACCGTCGCGCGAAACACCACCCCATCATTCGGAATGGTCCCGACGACATTCACCCATTGCCCGGGCGTTAAATCCAAATTCTCCTGTAATTGCCAGCCGCTGAACGCCACCGGCCACGTGATATTCAGTGAATTTCCAACTCGTGTGACCGAAAGCGTCGGCGCCGCCACGCCCGACACCGTCGGCGTGCCATCGCTCCCAAAACTCACGCTCGTCCCATCGCTCAATTTCAACACGCCATTCGTGTAACTCATCCCCGAAACCGTCTCCGAAAAAACCGTCACCAATTCCATTGGCGCGGTCGAACTCGCAAACTGTAATTGCATCAGCGTCCCGATCAAGTCGCCGCCCAAGTCATGATCTTCACCGTACGAAACATTCACTCCCGCTGGATACAACGTCGAAATATGCAACGCCCCAATCTGGTTCCCGTAAGTGGTGTTCTGCACCGCGTTCGTCAACCCGATATGAAATTGCGCGCTCAACGCGTCCGTGTCATGCCGGCGGCGATGCAGATCGCGCACAATTAAAGTCCCGGGCCGCAGATGCACCACTTCGCGGATGAGATAATCCAGCGGATTCGCCGGGTCTACGATGCCATCGTCATACCGGTTAGTCGGCCACGAAGATTCAAAACGCATCACCATCGCCGAATAAATTCCATTGTCGCCCAGGAAAGTATTTTGGTTATTGCGGCTCAATGCCGGTTCCTGGCCCAATCCATTCACCAGGTAAGTTGAAAACGCCGGCGTCCCCAATTCACCGTCGTCATTAAAATTATCCGGCGCGGCGTATGCCGCCGGAGCCACCAGCACATTCGTCCCGTGATACAGCCGCACATCACCGTCGTCCGCTCCGTAATGATCTCCCGCGTA
This portion of the Verrucomicrobiia bacterium genome encodes:
- a CDS encoding glycogen-binding domain-containing protein, with translation MNPQTITTRANAEHFGQTSANRGVTPKSSKGKSAAGKPASDSKSLQAENKISGGTAKDGAKAEALAQHEQSTAEREIQFRLEAPTAQEVLLAADFTNWDKQPIKLMKGGGGVWHAKLSVPPGRHQYRFVVDGVWQDDPHRAEREPNPYGSVNSVLEVH
- a CDS encoding response regulator, producing the protein MKSVLLVEDNEDDVFFMKMACQRTGIPHSLQIVNDGDAAIHYLAGDGIYADRIKHPLPNLVFLDIKLPKKNGHEVLEWIRAQPGMKNLPVVMLTSSLDMSDVNRAYQLGVTSYLRKLVGPAEFGQGVRVILKYWLELNIALT
- a CDS encoding serine hydrolase domain-containing protein, whose amino-acid sequence is MPNHLEDFVAAQMQKHPISGLSLAVVGEGKIAQTLCFGFTDQTGKSPVSASTLFQAASVSKCLAALAALRLVDQGQLSLDADVNSKLQSWKIPANQFLKQEQVTLRRLLCHNAGITVHGFSGYVAGLPIPTLEQIFNGTPPANNPAIRVDAIPGANPRYSGGGYVVLQQLLMDVLDRPFPELMQSLVLHPLGMSSSTFDQPLHPSLLSNAATGHSQSGKPILGGAHLYPEMAAAGLWTTPSDLARFVIGVQQSFTAQSDSILSLKIAREMLTPQAARFGLGPTIVGNGNTLQFLHSGRNAGFDAVLVASVETGKGVVIMINANADPKALNSILKVVINEFH
- a CDS encoding DUF883 family protein, which codes for MSKDTNGIKEATQNIADDTRELLAATADVAEEKVVEARNRLLAALDAAKDTYMVVQKKAIKTAKATDKAIHEKPYQAMGIAFGLGALVGYLIARRNSK
- a CDS encoding hybrid sensor histidine kinase/response regulator yields the protein MTLRDITDTTATDCLLVIDDQEANIQLLGSLLGKMGFEILPATNADEAIKRLNARRPDLILLDLIMPGLDGFQVCKRIQENPDWAEIPVIFLSASDDKNLVVRALESGGVDYITKPFNKLELISRIRTHLMLQTTRQHLKQLAQDKEEMIGMISHHLQNHLAGMNMSAQLLLDRAQSHSDSKILLMAENIRSSSMQMRAFVKSFLANAAADHGLHLKLENVNLSASASRAVARYADAAKAKNIKLIAQPCAENASARADAAALDQVLDNLISNAIKFSPPEKEITISVRRNAHIVECEVRDHGPGFTPEDQVRMFHRYARLSARPTGGEPSTGLGLSIAQKLVRGMGGELTCNNAPDHGAVFILRLPHAG
- a CDS encoding PAS domain S-box protein yields the protein MSKRLQVLIIEDSEDDTLFLLRELKRGGFTPEYERVETLPRLTAALDRQNWDLIISDHSLNGFNSLHALELVSQQKLDIPFIIVSGIIGEEVAVRAMKAGAHDYVMKNQLARLVPSIERELREAQSRRAQRKAEEALRRSEQELNDFFERASVGLQWLGPDGAILRVNQAELDLLGYEHEEYAGHLITEFYVDTYLANDLLKRLHDGEVLNNFEVRVRCKNGDIKHVLINANVLREDGKFIHARCFMRDITDRKAAAAAVSYLAAIVENSEDAIIGTSLVGEILTWNRGAELMYGYTAEEVKGCSISILAPLSRPEHWPQIYDRIRHGEKIEHLETIRHRKNGSAVEVSLTFSLIKDGRGNVIGISAIERDITLRKREEEERSKLIAELTDALGKIKTLRGLLPICAACKKIRDDGGYWQKIEAYICEHTEAEFTHGICPDCLVKLYPQYPIASKFLPVT
- a CDS encoding ATP-binding protein, coding for MLHRFRHRIVIPVVILWLLLTISGIAVRVVVWKRLSRSLDASGDATYLEDALSELTSALQDADDSQRGYLLTGNEGYLEPFNDTKANLSADFKKLADTAHQDASLEKDLAALRDLVNLKMAELDETIKLRHDKGLKEALTEVNAGKGRESSEKIRKVMWRMRERRQNIFSSAWANTRQNLELLQRIGQAVGFLGLGAGIFALYLVRVSFVQERARWRLLEEKLRAEKIATEKTAYLADLSHELRTPMNAILGFGELLQGEKLTPRQAQYVHAIRSSGSGLLQLINDVLDLSKLEAGKLELHLEPADLREVGEFIRTMFAQQAAAKSLELRIAVDGLPRALLLDRLRLRQVLVNLVGNAIKFTAKGHVALRARWEPLAEDRSRGTLNIEVEDTGIGIPPEKHNEVFKPFVQAATQQQSQGTGLGLSIVKRLTLAMGGNVTLQSSPGEGAIFRLCFAEVAVSSRVPITDVLATGTQVDFNDFSPAKILVADDNKTNRELISGLFADSLHRLHFAANGQEALALIAEERPDLVLLDIRMPVLDGRATLADIRKRPELASLPVIAVSASTHADDDAHLAARFNGFMRKPFSRQALYQQLARFLPRSPRQPKLAPSTAAPPPAPLPSAQVTSADSRDAAAELLALHREKWPRLRDTLAINETLAFAQKIRHIGQTMQLQPLITYADRLAIEAETYAIKDLERTLAEFPLLIAPIEQRECLQ